From one Brachypodium distachyon strain Bd21 chromosome 4, Brachypodium_distachyon_v3.0, whole genome shotgun sequence genomic stretch:
- the LOC100821741 gene encoding uncharacterized protein LOC100821741: MPLADPIPQGQELGNSIIREIGVDIMNPSIAQKPLSHRDFQVIPPSLRDKRRQTNYITVAINRQACDGSLLLDDDAPGLRGEKNAAPNKDSVSLSTGSRDPPIVDRGAPAARATGSRDNNLAPLDLQIPTVFENAYYKNLVAKKGLMHSDRVREYVGSQGAFFADLVEGMVPLTGSDGQIRKNCIRRIN; this comes from the exons ATGCCACTGGCTGATCCGATCCCACAGGGCCAAGAACTCGGCAATAGCATCATCCGAGAGATTGGGGTTGATATCATGAACCCAAGCATTGCCCAGAAGCCCCTCAGCCACAGAGATTTCCAAGTGATTCCTCCGAGCCTGAGAGATAAGCGGCGCCAG ACCAATTATATCACAGTAGCAATTAACCGTCAGGCCTGCGACGGGTCGCTGCTGCTGGACGACGACGCGCCGGGGCTGCGTGGCGAGAAGAACGCGGCGCCCAACAAGGACTCTGTGTCTCTGTCCACGGGTTCGAG GGACCCTCCGATAGTCGATAGAGGTGCCCCCGCGGCCCGCGCCACCGGCTCCAGGGACAACAACTTGGCGCCACTAGACCTCCAGATCCCGACCGTCTTCGAGAACGCATACTACAAGAACCTCGTCGCCAAGAAGGGACTCATGCACTCCGACCGGGTTCGGGAGTATGTCGGCAGCCAGGGAGCTTTCTTTGCGGACTTGGTGGAGGGGATGGTGCCGCTCACGGGGTCAGATGGGCAGATCAGGAAGAACTGTATTAGGAGGATCAACTAG
- the LOC100829643 gene encoding cysteine desulfurase 1, chloroplastic, producing the protein MATTAAAAAAAAASLRCFPSSSSSALRNRGPISNRGVGVVAFSPRRCASSVAAVAAPSREAEPASSLGDLARVDFPILDQEFDGNKLVYFDNGATSQKPSHVMKALDDYYRFYNSNVHRGIHALSAKATAAYENARIKVANFVNAADSREIIFTRNATEAINLVAYSWGLSNLKQGDEIVLTVAEHHSAIVPWQFVSQKTGAVLKYVGLTKEEVPDIEQLKGLISSKTKIVVVHHVSNVLGSMLPIEEIVTCSNRVGAKVLVDACQSVPHMPVDVQKLGADFLVGSSHKMCGPTGVGFLHGKYEILSSMEPFLGGGEMIADVFQDKSTYAEPPSRFEAGTPAIGEAIGLGAAIDYLSQFGMQRIHEYEKELGTYLYESLLSVPNVRIYGPSPSQSCHRAPLCSFNVENVHPTDIAEILDLQHGIAIRSGHHCAQILHRTLGINASARASLHFYNTKEEVDVFINGLKDTIEFLTSQH; encoded by the exons ATGGCGaccaccgcggcggcggcggcggcagcggcagcgtcGCTGAGAtgcttcccctcctcctcctcctccgccctcaGGAACCGCGGCCCTATCAGCAATCGCGGCGTTGGCGTGGTCGCGTTTTCTCCGCGGCGCTGCGCGTCATCGgtggcggccgtggcggcgccgtcgcggGAGGCAGAGCCGGCTTCCTCGCTCGGGGACCTCGCCCGCGTCGACTTCCCCATCCTCGACCag GAATTTGATGGTAACAAATTAGTTTACTTCGACAATGGTGCAACATCACAGAAACCCTCTCACGTAATGAAAGCCTTGGACGACTACTACCGATTTTATAATTCAAATGTTCACCGTGGCATTCATGCTCTGAG TGCGAAGGCTACTGCTGCGTATGAGAATGCAAGAATAAAAGTTGCAAATTTCGTCAATGCGGCTGATAGTAGAGAAATTATTTTCACTCGTAATGCTACAGAAGCTATCAATTTAGTAGCCTATTCATGGGGCCTATCAAACCTGAAACAAGGAGATGAG ATTGTTCTTACAGTTGCGGAGCATCATAGTGCTATCGTTCCTTGGCAATTTGTTTCCCAGAAGACTGGTGCTGTCTTAAAGTATGTTGGGCTGACTAAAGAAGAGGTTCCAGACATTGAGCAGTTAAAAGGGCTTATCTCAAGCAAAACGAAGATTGTGGTTGTCCATCATGTTTCAAATGTACTCG GTTCAATGCTTCCTATTGAGGAAATTGTAACATGTTCAAACAGAGTTGGAGCTAAAGTTCTTGTAGATGCTTGTCAAAGTGTTCCCCATATGCCAGTTGATGTTCAGAAGCTTGGTGCAGATTTTCTTGTTGGATCTTCGCACAAG ATGTGTGGCCCTACAGGCGTCGGATTCTTGCATGGAAAATATGAAATCTTGTCATCTATGGAGCCTTTCTTAG GTGGTGGTGAAATGATTGCAGATGTGTTCCAAGACAAATCTACATATGCTGAGCCGCCTTCTAG ATTTGAGGCTGGAACTCCTGCAATTGGCGAAGCTATAGGATTGGGAGCAGCAATAGATTATTTGTCACAGTTTGGCATGCAGAGGATCCATGAGTACGAG AAAGAGCTGGGGACATATCTTTATGAGAGCCTTCTTTCTGTTCCCAATGTTCGGATCTATGGTCCGTCTCCTTCTCAAAGCTGTCACCGTGCTCCTTTATGTTCTTTCAATGTTGAGAACGTCCATCCAACAGATATCGCAGAAATTCTTGATCTCCAG CACGGCATAGCGATTCGGTCAGGGCACCATTGTGCTCAGATTTTGCATCGCACACTCGGGATCAACGCCAGTGCCCGTGCTAGCCTCCACTTTTACAATACCAAAGAGGAGGTGGATGTGTTCATCAACGGACTAAAAGATACCATCGAGTTCCTTACTTCCCAACACTAG
- the LOC100829135 gene encoding peroxidase 4 produces the protein MAAPGRNAVSTSVVLSCLLATLLLAAGSSSAQLSTGFYASSCPELLDAVRSALRPAVARERRVAASILRLFFHDCFVQGCDGSLLLDDASGLKGEKNAAPNKDSARGFDVVDAVKAAVEKACPGVVSCADVLAASAMEGVALLGGPRWKVKMGRRDSTTASFNGAENDIPPPTSGLANLTRLFAAKGLSQKDMVALSGAHTIGLARCTNFRDHIYNDTDIDAGFAGTLQQRCPRATGSGDNNLAPLDLQTPNVFENAYYKNLVAKKSLLHSDQELFNGGAADAQVREYVGSQSAFFADFVEGMVKMGDVTPLTGSNGQIRKNCRRVN, from the exons atggcggcgccggggagAAATGCCGTGAGTACTAGTGTCGTCCTCAGCTGCCTCCTGGCGACCCTCCTGCTCGCCGCTGGAAGCTCCTCAGCTCAGCTGTCGACGGGCTTCTACGCCTCGTCGTGCCCGGAGCTCCTCGACGCCGTGCGGTCGGCGctccggccggcggtggcccGGGAGCGGCGTGTGGCGGCGTCCATCCtccgcctcttcttccacgactgcttcgtCCAG GGCTGCGACGGGTCACTGCTGCTGGACGATGCGTCAGGGTTGAAGGGCGAGAAGAACGCAGCCCCGAACAAGGACTCCGCCAGAGGGTTTGATGTAGTCGACGCTGTCAAGGCCGCCGTCGAGAAGGCCTGCCCCGGCGtcgtctcctgcgccgacgtgctcgccgcctccgccatggAAGGCGTCGCCCTC CTGGGCGGGCCGAGGTGGAAGGTAAAGATGGGGCGGAGGGActcgacgacggcgagcttCAACGGCGCAGAGAATGACATCCCACCGCCGACTTCCGGGCTCGCCAACCTCACCAGGCTCTTCGCTGCTAAGGGCCTCTCACAGAAGGACATGGTCGCCCTCTCAG GAGCCCACACGATCGGCCTAGCACGCTGCACAAACTTCCGGGACCACATCTACAACGACACCGACATCGACGCCGGCTTCGCCGGAACCCTCCAGCAGAGGTGCCCCCGCGCCACCGGCTCCGGGGACAACAACTTGGCTCCACTAGACCTCCAGACCCCGAACGTCTTCGAGAACGCCTACTACAAGAACCTCGTCGCGAAGAAGAGCCTCTTACACTCGGACCAGGAGCTCTTcaatggcggcgccgctgacGCGCAGGTCCGGGAGTATGTCGGTAGCCAGAGCGCCTTCTTTGCAGACTTCGTGGAGGGGATGGTGAAGATGGGTGACGTCACGCCGCTCACGGGGTCGAATGGGCAGATCAGGAAGAACTGTCGGAGGGTTAACTAA
- the LOC100829953 gene encoding methylesterase 17: MANEHLVLVHGEGHGGWCWFKLRWLLEGSGYRVTCIDLAGGGVDPTDPNTVRSFEQYDKPLLDLISALPEGEKVILIGHGIGGLSVIHAMHEFVDRIKEAIFVAAAMLPFGLQTDEDKKDGLPSLPENEVQLTFGAGADDPPTTVALRLEFQRDRLSQQSPEEDSILASMLMRPWPVSAIGTASFEGDDERLNRIKRVFIKTQRDHMLEPQQQDSMIKKWPPSEVLIIDTDHSPFFSAPEQLFNLIVKSL, translated from the exons ATGGCAAACGAACACCTTGTGCTCGTTCATGGGGAAGGGCATGGGGGTTGGTGCTGGTTCAAGCTCCGGTGGCTCCTCGAGGGCTCTGGCTACCGGGTGACCTGCATAGACCTCGCCGGAGGTGGGGTCGATCCTACCGACCCCAACACGGTCCGGTCATTCGAGCAGTATGACAAGCCGCTCCTGGACCTCATCTCCGCCTTGCCGGAGGGTGAGAAG GTGATTCTGATCGGACATGGTATTGGAGGGCTGAGTGTGATCCATGCAATGCATGAATTTGTTGACAGGATCAAGGAAGCAATTTTTGTGGCAGCTGCTATGCTACCATTTGGACTTCAAACTGATGAAGATAAGAAAGAT GGCTTACCAAGTTTACCTGAGAATGAGGTTCAATTGACATTTGGTGCAGGAGCAGATGACCCGCCAACTACTGTGGCCTTGAGGTTAGAATTCCAGCGTGATCGACTATCCCAGCAAAGCCCTGAGGAG GACTCAATACTGGCTTCGATGCTGATGCGCCCATGGCCCGTGAGTGCTATCGGTACTGCAAGCTTCGAAGGAGACGATGAGAGATTGAATCGAATAAAACGAGTTTTCATAAAGACACAGCGTGATCACATGCTGGAACCTCAGCAGCAAGACTCCATGATCAAGAAGTGGCCACCCAGTGAGGTTTTGATCATAGATACAGATCACAGCCCCTTCTTCTCTGCACCAGAACAGCTCTTTAATCTAATTGTCAAATCTCTATGA